The Maridesulfovibrio hydrothermalis AM13 = DSM 14728 DNA window TATCGCCATGGGCCGTGACACTCCTGTAAGCGGCTTTCGCAATGACATCAGCGCGACAGCCACCGATGATAATATAGAAGAGGCTGAAGCTCTGATCTACGTAAAGTTATTCAACCTTGTCGCCAGAGATGCCGGCTCAGTCTTGCTGAAAAAAGGTGTAATGGTTGAAGCTGTGGATATCATCAACGCCTTGAAAGAAAATTCACCGGCAGGACTCAGTCCTGATGACGGGATTGTTATTTTGAAATTCTGATAAACTGAAAATCCCCTCAAAACTTAAAGCTTTGAGGGGATTTTCAGTTAGTATATTTAACTGAATATTATTTACTGAGCAGTTCAAGCATCGATTTTTTCATACCATTTTTGTCGATACCAAGTTCACCGCGAAGTTCCTGTTGGGTTCCATGTTCGATGAACTCGTCAGGGATTCCGAGACGTTTAATCTCATGACCGTCAATAGCATTGTTGTCCACAAGAATCTCAATCACAGCAGAGCTGAATCCGCCAGCCTTGGCATTTTCCTCCACAATGAGAATTTTCTTGAAGCGGGATGCCAGTTCAAGAATCTGCTTTTCAGGCAGAGGCTTGATAAAACGGGTATTGAAAACCGCAACTGCTTTACCGAACTCTTCATCCAGTTCTTCCACCGCTTCAATTGCCGGCCAGACTCTGGACCCTACAGTAATGATCACACCGTCAAATCCGTCTCTAAGCAATTCCCCTTCACCTATTTCAAGAATACGGGGATTTTCCTCAAGAATAGTACCGATGCCGACCCCTCTGGGGTAACGCACTGCCGCCGGACCATCATAATCGATAGCGGTAGCGATCATACGGGCAAGTTCAGCTTCATCTTTAGGAGCCATGCACACAATATTAGGAATATGGCGCAAAAATGAAATATCAAATACACCGTGATGGGTAGCACCATCAGCACCGACCAGTCCGCCTCGATCAAGGAAAAAATTTACATTCAGATTCTGCAGACAGACATCGTGCACTACCTGATCATAAGAACGTTGCAGGAATGTTGAATAAATCGCAACAGCCGGTTTGTAACCCATAGTAGCAAGACCTGCGGCAAAAGTAACTGCATGCTGCTCACAGATTCCTACATCCACAAAACGTTCAGGAAACTGCTCACGAAACGGACTTGTACCTGTCCCTTCCGGCATGGCGGCAGTTATGGCAACAATTTTATCATCTTTCTCGGCCAGCTTGCAAAGAGTCTTACCAAAAACTTCAGTATAAGACGGAAGCCCGCCTTTAAATTTCTTGGCCCGACCGGTTTCCGGTTCAAAGCTGCCTACTCCGTGAAAATAGGTAGGATTGTCTTCAGCAGGAGTATATCCCTTTCCTTTAGTGGTCAGCACATGAACCAAAACAGGAGAGTCAATTTTCTTAACCTGCTCGAAAACATCGATAAGCTCTTGCAGGTTATGGCCGTCAATAGGACCGAGATAAGTGAAATCCAGCGACTCAAAAAGCATTCCCGGAGTGAAAAAACTCTTGAAGGAATCCTCCCCGCGCTTGGCATACATAGCAAGGTCGTCACCGATCTTAGGAATCTGCTTGAGGAGGGATTCAAAATCTTTCTTGAATCTGTTCATAACCGGATGTGAAAGCTTACGGCTGAGATAAGCGGACAACGCCCCGACATTGGTGGAGATGGACATTTCGTTATCATTTAAAACAACAACCATCTTGCGTTTCATGCCACCAGCCTGATTCAGCCCTTCAAAAGCCTGTCCGGCAGTCATGGAGCCGTCACCGATAACTGCGACACAGTTACGTCCGTCGCCTTCAATATCGCTGGCAAATGCCATGCCCAGAGCTGCGGATATAGACGTACTGGAGTGCCCCACGCCGAAGTGGTCATAAGAGTTTTCCGCCATACGAGGGAAACCGCTGATGCCGTCTTTCTGACGTAAGGTATGAAAATTTTCATAACGCCCGGTCAAAATTTTATGAGCATAAGCCTGATGACCCACGTCCCAAACCAGACGGTCTTTATCAAGATCAAAACAACTGAAAAGAGCCAAAGTAAGCTCTATTACTCCAAGCGAAGGGGCCAGATGACCGCCGCCTTTGGATACTGTATTTATGATACACTGCCTGAGTTCTTCCGCGAGTTGAACCAGTTGTTCTTTACTCAGCTCTTTAACCTCAGCAGGATTCTTTATTTTTTGCAGAAGAGGGAATTCACCGCATCCACATGAAGCATCATTTTTACTCATATTCCCCGAACCTCACAACGGGTTATATTTCTTAATAAATCATCAAGCAGAGTTGATTCATTTTCTGATTTTTCAAAAAAAGAATCCATCGGGATAAACTACTTAACAGTGTTAACCATACGATTTATAAAAAACTATTTTATTCAGCATCAACTGACGCTGATTAATAAACTCTATCAACTATATACTGGGCCAGTTCAGCCAAAAAGTCAGCTTCTTCACCGGAATAAGGCTCCAGCAGTTCAACTGCTTCATCCACATATTTCCGGGCCAGTTCTTTACTTTCTTCAAGGCCTATCAAAGTGGGATAAGTAGACTTACCCATTTCCTCATCACTGCCGACAGGCTTGCCCAGAGAAGCTTCATCGCCGACAACATCCAGAACATCATCAACAATCTGGAATGCCACGCCGATAAGACGTCCATATTCTTCCGCTCTGCGCACATCATCAGCAGTCGCCCCTGCACCTTTAGCCAGAATTGCACCTGATTTACAAGCAGAAAGAATAAGTGCCCCGGTCTTCATAGAATGCATAACTCTTAATTCTTCAAGAGTAACACCATCTCGACCGGTATAACTAACGTCAACGACCTGTCCGCCCACCATACCTGCACTTCCGGCAGATTTGGCCATAAGTGCAATAGCTTCAACCACATCAGCGGGCGGTGCATCCGCTTTAGTCATAAAACCGAAAGCTTCGGTCAGCAGTCCGTCACCGGCAAGAATTGCAGTGGCTTCGTCAAATTTTTTATGATTGGAAGGCTTACCTCTTCTCAGATCATCATCGTCCATGGCCGGAAGGTCGTCATGAATCAAAGAATAAGTATGGATCATCTCAAGGCTGGCGGCGAAGGGCAATACAGCTTCTTTCTTCGCACCGAGCATTTGCGCCCATACCAGCACGAGCACAGGACGCAGACGTTTTCCGCCTGCCATCAGGCTGTACTTCATAGACTCAAGCAACCCTTCTGGAATGCTGAGATCATCAAGACATTCACCCAGATATTTTTCAACATCAGCAGCATGCACTGCGAGTTTTTCTTTAACTGTCATCAGCTATATCCTTATTTTCATCATTAACTTCAAAGTCTTCGAGCATCCCGCCAACAACTGATTTCACTTCATTACGGGCGACAGCCAACTGGTCAGCGCAATTTCTGGAAAGCTGCTGTCCTTCTTTAAAAAGAGTTACCCCTTCTTCAAGCGGTAAATCACCTCTTTCAAGAGCGGCTACGATTTTTTTAAGCCGTTCGAGTTTTTCTTCAAAAGTTCTTTCATCTTTCATATTAATATTCTTCAAGCTGTCTAACGGCTGCTGACACCGAGCAACTGATCTGTTGTTTTATAGAGCACATATGCCGGATCAACTAATTTTCCCTGCACAGACACACTCATATGCAGATGAGGACCGGTCACGCGTCCGGTAGAACCGATGCCGCCGATGATTTGTCCTCTCTCTACAATTTCGCCTTGCTTAACATCTATTCGCGAAAGATGGAAATACATCGTTATAACCCCATTGCCGTGGTCAAGGTAAACACTGTTTCCTGCGTAATAATGATCTCCGACCAGTACAACCTTTCCATCAGCCATAGCTTTAACAGCTGTGCCCTTGGCTCCGCGAAAATCAAGTCCGCGATGAGGATTCTTTGGCTTGCCGTTTAAAATACGCTGCGCCCCGTAAGGACTGGACTGTGCACCTTTTGTCGGTCTCTGAAATGGAACAAACCATTTTCGCTTAGCAGATACAGTTTCCTTGGCTTTCTTAACTTCAACACGGTCCTTGGCAATCTTTTTGTAAACGGTTTCAGGCGGAGTCACCATTTTTTCAGGCAGAGTCAGACGCTGAATTTTATATTTCTTTTTATTTATCTGGACGGTGCGCCCGAACTTGCGTTCTTTACCTTCTGATACCACTTTGACTACAAGCTTAGCTTTGCCGGTTTTATCAAAAAGAACATCCGTTCCAAGCATTGCAAGAGCAACAAAGCGTCCCTTCCATTTTTTAATCTCGGGCCTTACGCTCGCCCCTTTCCACAAAATAACAACCGATTCAAGGAAGTTATCTGAAGTAACCCGAACCATGAAAGGTTCACCCAGCCCCACTTTTTTAGGATAGGCCAGAAAAACCGAAGCCAGTGCAGTGGAAGCACACAACATAAATATAATGAAGGTAAGAAAAACAACTCTGATCTTTTTACTATGATTCATCGGCTTAAATACTCCGCAATATTATTCAGTGACAACTCTGGCCCGCACTTCACCGCACTTCACCCGCACCCGTATACTGTCGCCATGAGCAACCTCATCCGGGTTACGCAAAAATGCACCGCTCTTTTCCACGGTAACAAGGCTGTATCCGCGCTCCAACGGACTTTCCGGATCTAATATTCTGAGCGAGGTCATTACATTCTCAAATTCAGCATTTTTGCCACAAAAAAAGCTGTTCCCCGCACGCTCCAGCCTGTCAGCCAGTGCGGCTGCATCCTGCTGCATGCGTAAAATTCTGTCTTCACCAAAAGCTCCCGCAAGCCTGCGGTCCTGATTTTCAACGTCCAGATCTTTCTTTGCAAAAAAGCCGTCAACAGCGCGCCCGAGCCTCTGCTCCTCCTCTTCAAAAGAAGATAAAAGCCTTTCAATACGCTGAGCCGGAGATAGCCAAGTCAGCCCCTTTCGCAAAGTATCAAAGCGGGATTCCCGCACATCAATAAAATTCTCATAACTGCGCACCAGCCCGAGTTCAAGCTCGTCCAGAATCTGCATCAAAGTCTCGCGCCGGGGCCAAAGCTCCTGTGCAGCATGACTAGGCGTAGCAACTCGTTTATCAGCCACGTAATCCGCAATGGAAACGTCCACTTCATGCCCCACCCCGCAAACCACGGGAATGGTAGACCTGAAAATGGCATCAGCCACTGATTCGGTATTAAAAGCCCACAGATCTTCCAGCGAACCGCCTCCGCGAATCAGCACTACCACCTCAGCCCATCCGTCGCCTCCGGCCTGATCAAGCGCGTCAGCAATCTGCGCCGGAGCTAAGTCGCCCTGCACAAGCGATGGATAAATACGTATCTCCGCTCCGGTTCCACGCGTTTCAGCAATTTTTAAAAAATCCCGAATCGCCGCTCCGGACGGAGAAGTTACTACCGCCACCCGTTTAGGAGAATCTGGAATTTCCATTTTACGTTCATCGTCAAAATATCCTTTCTCCGCCAATTTGCGTTTCATGGCTTCAAAAGCAAGTTTCAAGTCACCTACACCCTGTTCCTGAACCAGTTCGGCAACCAGCTGATAAACACCGCGCGGAGGATAAACATTCATATGTCCGGCGCAAAGAATCTCCATGCCGTCTTCAAGCTCAAGTGATCCGCCTTCCTCAACTTCGCCGGTCAAAGGATTAACGCTCTCACCGGCCCCGCTGCGCTGATTGCCTTTGAACCAAACAACAGAAAGCCCCGCGTCTCCATCAGTCAGTGTAAAATAAATATGGCCGGACGCAGGACGTGCCAGATTAGTAACCTGCCCCTTTACCCAGATAAAAGGGAACTCGGTCTCCAATACGTCTTTTACAGCACGTGTTATATCAGTGACTGAAAATATTCTCATGTAATCAGGAAGGCCCTCCGCAGCTTAAACTTTCAGCAGCTCAGGATTAAAGTTTTAACATGAAAAGCTGCGCCTCAATTAATAAAGCACATTTTCATAATATAAAAAACAGCTGAAATTACTTAAAGTTTTGAAAGAGTCCAGAGAATATATTTTAAATATATTCTCTGGACTCCGGCGGGCCGCCGAAAACTTATTTATTTGGCTTCAAGTCCCCAGGACTGCCAGATTTCTCTACGCCATGCGCTGAAAGCTTCGGTAAAACCTTCGAGGGGCAGTTCAACTTTCTCGCCGGTCTTGCGATTCTTGGCTTCAATTATTCCGTTCTTAAGCCCTTTACCACCAAGTACGAGCTGCATGGGATAACCGATCAGGTCTGCATCGGCGAATTTTACACCCGGACGCTCTTTGCGATCATCATAAGCTGCATCTATGCCCATTTCCATGAGCTGATTGTACAGCTCTCCGGCTTTTTCGTTGACGGCTTCATCCTTTCCGCCCAGAGATATTACGCAAAGTTCAAAAGGAGCGATGGTCGGAGGGAAAATGGCCCCGTTGTCATCATTGTTCTGTTCAATGGCAGAAGCGACAATGCGGGAAACGCCTATTCCGTAACACCCCATTACCATTGGCTGGGTCTTACCGTTTTCATCCAGAAAAACAGCTTCCATTGCTTTGGAATATTTTGAACCCAACTTGAATACGTGTCCAACTTCGATTCCCTTGGTAAATTCAATCTTCGCTCCGCATTCGGGACAGGGATCGGATTCGGTAATGACACGCAAATCGGCGAATTTTTCTATTTTGCAATCACGCCCGAGAGACAGATGCTGAATGTGGGTATCGCCTTTATTGGCTCCGGCAATCCAGTCAGTGGAAGAGCAGAGTTCATGATCGGCAAAAATACGCTCAACTTTCAAACCGACAGGTCCGGCAAAACCTACAGGAGCACCGGTCCATTCTTTAACCTGCTCTTCGGTGGCCATTTCGATTTCATTGCCGCCTGCGAGGTTGCGCAGTTTAACATCATTAAGTTCACGATCACCACGCACAAGGGCTGCAACAGGTTCACCGTCAACAGTGAAGAGCATGGTTTTAACCAGCTTGTCAGCAGAGATTCCGAGAAACTTGCAGACATCTTCCACGGTATGCTTACCGGGGGTTGCCACTTCTTCAATAGCCGGACACTCCGCGTTGCAAACATCTTCGCCTGCCGGTGCGGCTATTTTAGCTTTTTCGAGGTTGGCAGCATATCCGCATTTTTCATCAGAACATACAGCAATGGTATCTTCACCGGTATCGGCAAGAACATGGAACTCATGAGAAAAATCACCGCCGATGGCACCGGAATCAGCCTGAACCGGACGAAATTTCAGACCGATGCGGGAGAAAGCTTTTTTGTATGCTTCAAACATCAAACCATAAGATTTTTCTGCTCCGGCCTCATCTTTGTCAAAAGAGTAAGCATCTTTCATAACAAATTCACGACCACGCATAAGACCGAAACGGGGACGAATTTCGTCACGGAATTTGGTTTGAATCTGATACAGATTAAGAGGCAGCTGCTTGTAGGATTTTACTTCGCCGCGCACGAGGTCGGTGATAACTTCTTCGTGAGTGGGGCCGAGGCAATAGTCACGGCCATGACGATCTTTTACTCTGAGCAGTTCTTTACCGTAGTAATCCCAGCGTCCGGTTTCCTGCCAGAGGTCACCGGGCTGCACCATAGGCATAAGTACTTCGAGTGCTCCGGCGCGATTCATTTCTTCGCGCACAATGGCTGCGACTTTATTAAGTGACTTAAGTCCCAGCGGCAGATAATTGTAGATACCGCTGGTAACTTTGCGGATCATACCCGCACGCATGAGCAGTTTATGTGAAACAACTTCCGCATCGGAAGGATCTTCTTTTAATGTAGGTATGTAGTAACGGCTTAAACGCATTTATTTTCCTCTCTTTTCTTCCAAAAATGATTCTATTTCTTTCATAAATTCAGGCAGCAGATTTTCATCGCCTTTTACCTTGCGGATAACTTTACCTTTACGGAAAATAATGCCCAGTCCACGTCCACCGGCAATGCCGATATCAGCTTCACGCGCTTCTCCGGGACCGTTCACCACGCACCCCATGACTGCAACGGTAAAGGACTCCTCGACACCACGCAGATTTTCTTCAACCTGCTGCGCAAGTTCGATGAGTTCAATCTCGGTCCGGCCGCAAGTCGGGCAGGATACAATTTCCGGTCCGCGTTCCCGCAATCCCAGAGCGCGCAGAATTTCCCACGCTACCCCAACTTCTGCAACAGGATCGTGAGTGAGCGAAACACGCATGGTATCGCCCAGTCCTTCCCAGAACAAAATCCCCAGTCCCACAGCGGATTTTACTGCTCCGCGCACCAGAGTTCCTGCTTCAGTGATACCTACATGCTGCGGATAATCAACTTTCTCAGACAACAGTTTATATGCTGAAATGGTGTTCAGAACAGATGAAGATTTCAGCGATATTTTAGTATCGTAAAAATTTCTTTTCTCCAGCAAAGCCACGTGTTCCAACGCGCTTTCCACCATTGCTTCCGGAGTCGGACCGCCGTATCTGGCCAGCAGAGCCTTATCAAGCGACCCTCCGTTCACGCCGATACGGATGGGCACTTTGCGCTCTTTGGCAGCAGCGACAACGGAGTCAACTTTATCTTCACCGCCGATATTACCGGGATTTATACGCAGCGAATCTATTCCTGCCTCTATAGCTGCAAGAGCAAGACGGTAGTCAAAATGAATATCAGCCACCAGCGGAACAGGAGAACCTTTACGGATCTGCGGAAGGGCTTTAGCTGCAGCTTCGTCAGGCACAGCAACACGCACAATTTCACATCCGGCCTCAGCCAGCGCGTCAATTTGCGCCCTTGTGGATAGAGCATCACGAGTGTCGGTGTTGCACATTGACTGGACCCTGATCGGGTTGTCGCCGCCAATTCCAACATCACCGATGAATATTTCACGGGTCTTTTTTCTATTGATCATTTTTCACCTGATTTATTCAGTTTCGCATCTTATTATCAATAACGTGCGCGAGAGCATAGTACATATCGCTGTCATAGCCAACCGGAGCATTACAGGCGCAGCCGGAAATCTCCGCGCGCCTTAGACCTGAACCATCAGCAAAACTTTTATCGCAGTTATCTAAACCAGACTTTCAAATGCGCCTACTCTACCCAGGTTATTTCCGGACACTTTGCAAAATGATTCTCGCCCAGAAAAGAACCTTCTTTTTTATCATGCAGTCTGGGATGATAGCTGGTCATCTTTTGCCCGGCAGGAACAAAAGAAGCAAACTCCTGCGCATCTTTGCCCCAAAGGAGCCATTTTGCCTCAGGATTGTTAACTGAAATAAATTTAAGCAGTTCTGAGGTGAAACCACGCCAGATCTCAGTATGACTGCCGGAATCCATAATCTTACAAGTAAGAGCCGTGTTCAAGAAAAGAACGCCCTGCTCTTCAAGATATGAAAATAATTTTTTAGGCGGCAGAACCGGGAAACGGCCAGAGGCAATATCTGCACGGATCTCCGCAATGCCGACAACATCATCCGCTCCGAGATAATTTTTATGCAACAGTTTGAGAATATTCACTAGCGAAGCATTGCGCTTCAGCTCTGCCCAGCTTTTAATATCACCCACCTCAAATGATCTTCCTGTTGCTACATCCTGCTGCGGATAAGGATCCTGCCCGAGGACGATCACTTTTATCTGTGAAAGATCAATTTCGCAAAAACGCAGAACTTTATTCTCAGGGGGTGTAAAGTCATTACCGATAGCGGCACTTATTTTATCAAGCTCCACCAGCCTTATAAGGGTGAAAAACTTTTTCCACGAATCATCAGCCTCGTATGTTGTACAGCGAAAATTAAGTCTCATAATATCCATATTTTTATTCAAATTTTTCTTAAAAATACTTCCTCAACCCGAAAGTACAGAAGAAAAAATCTTCTGCTTTTCCCTGATCCGGAGAAGCCGGCTCATCAATCCGGGGAACAGTGCATCAATCCGAGGAACAGTGCATCAAATAATCTATTATTAAAAATATCCCAATGAAGTAAGCAGTTCCAAGTTCTTTTCCTTGCCTGCGCTGCGTCCTTCCCGTTCGCTGCCGCTTCCGGCAAGTGCGGTGCAGGGCTTACAGCCTAGTGAGCGGTAACCCTGATCATATAATTCACAATGGGGAATCCGGTGCATGGTTGTAAACGACCAGATGTCCATTTCAGTCCATTCAAGAATCGGATTCAAAAGTGTATGATCCGGATCATTTCGCACTTCCAGATACTTGCGTCCAGCCCGGCTGGGGTGCTCATCACGTCTGATTCCGGTCAGCAGCAAATCTATTTCAAAATCTTCTATGGCCTTTTGCAATGGCTTTATTTTTAAATCCGCACAGCATGTTACCGGATCTTCTGCAACAGGATATAATTTAATATCCACATCAGGACGAATGACCTTCACTTCAACGCCCCATTCAAGAGCGAGTCTGTCCCGAAATGCCATTACTTCGGAAAATTTTACCCCTGTATCTATTGATAATGCCAGCGGAGTTTCCAGCCCCTTTGCTTTCATTACCTCGCGCAATAAGGCCAGTACGACCGTTGAATCTTTTCCTCCGGTCCACGCCACAGCGATTCGAGCGGGATCATACATTTCCAGCATGCCGGACATCAGCCCTGCGCTATGTGTGATTTTAGCATCAAGCGGGCAGGTTGCAGTAATTTCAGTCAAACTTAACTCCTTATAAGAAAGAGTCTTGTTCTTGCCCGAAACGGTTCTTTTTGCAAGTTCAGGCCAGAACTTAATCCGCCTCAGCCCAAAAGTGATGACTGCGGCCCCAAAGACCTTCATAGAAACACAGGGGGCGGAAAATTCCCTTCCATCGAAAAGCCCCCGCATCCGTAACCGGAAGCGGGGGCTGATTTATACAGACACCGAATTGTCCTGACCTAATTAATCCTCAGAATAATCAAGCTCAGCCAACTGTTTAAGAAGCTTATAACGCTGCTTGCAGTCTTTTTCAATTCCTGCACGCATGGTCTTGGATGCTTCAGGCATCATGCGCTCAAGCATGGCGTAACGGTTTTCGCCGGAAAGGAATTCCTGCAAAGTTCCATCCGGTTCTTTGTATTCAACAACCAGTGGATTCTCACCATTTTCCATACGGCGGGGGTCAAACCTGTAAAGAGGCCAGTATCCGGACTCAACAGCAAGTTTGCCTTCAAGCTGAGTTTTTCCCATTCCCTTTCTGATACCCTGATTAATACAGGGAGCGTAAGCGATAATCAGAGATGGACCGGGATAAGCTTCCGCTTCAAGGAATGCCTTCATGACCTGATTCTTGTTAGCACCCATAGAGATGGAGGCAACATAAACGTAGCCGTAAGTCATCATCATGCGGCCGAGATCTTTTTTGGCAGTATGCTTACCGGCTGCGGCAAATTTTGCCACAGAGCCGAGAGGTGTTGCTTTGGAAGCCTGACCGCCGGTATTGGAATACACTTCAGTATCCATTACCAGCACATTGATATCCTTGCCGGAGGCGAGAACATGATCAAGTCCGCCGAAACCGATGTCGTAAGCCCAGCCATCACCACCGAAGCACCATACGGACTTTTTGGTGAATATATCTTCCTGCTCTTCAATTTCGAGCAGCAGATCACTGGTATCAGCTTCAACAGCGAGAAGTTCACGCAGCTGTTTGCCGTATTCCAGAGATTTTTCAGCATCGTCTTTATTCTCAATCCAGCCTTTTAAAGCTGCTTTGAGATCATCAGTTATGTCGAGTTCAAGTGCCTGCTCCATGAGCATTTTGAGGCGGTCACGACGGTTGGAAATAGCCATTTCCATACCGAAACCGTATTCAGCGGCATCTTCAAACAGTGAGTTACCCCATGCAGGACCGTGGCCTTCGAGGTTTTCACAATAAGGAGTGGATGGAGCGGAGGCCCCCCAGATGGAGGAACAACCCGTTGCGTTGGCAATGATCATACGCTCACCGAAGAGCTGAGTCAGAACCTTAACGTAAGGAGTTTCACCGCAACCGGCGCAAGCACCGGAGAATTCCATGAGAGACTGCTGGAACTGGCTGCCTTTAACAGTAGTTCTGGGCAGGATATCATCTTTGAAAGTAACTATTTCAGAGAAGTCGTAGTTGGCAACCTGTGTTTCGGTCTGAGTGGCAATAGGCTTCATAATAAGAGCCTTTTCTTTTGCCGGGCAGATATCTGCGCAGTTACCGCATCCCTGACAGTCAAGGGTGTTTACCTGCATGCGGTAATGAAGACCGTCCATGCCTTTACCCTTGGCATCAATTGTTTCGTATCCGGCAGGTGCAATTTTCATTTCATCGTCATCAGCAAGAACGCCGCGAAGCGCACTGTGCGGACAAACGAAAGAACACTGGTTGCACTGAATGCAATTTTCTTTAATCCATTCCGGAACCATGATGGCTACGCCACGTTTTTCAAAGCGGGAAGTCCCCATAGGAAAACGTCCATCGGGAGAAAATGCGCTGACCGGAAGTTCGTCACCTTTCTGAGCCAGAATAGGCTTAACAACGTCAGCAATGAATTCAGGCTCATGCTGCTCTTCGACTTCTTCGTCTTCAGCGGTAGCCCATGAATCAGGATATTTAATTTCAATAAGGTTAGCTTCGGCCTGATCAACAGCGGCGTTGTTCATGTTGACGATTTTATCGCCTTTTTTACCGTAAGCATCCTTGATGGATTCTTTAAGGAAAGCAACTGCATCGGCAAAAGGGATCACATTTGCCAGTTTGAAAAATGCAGTCTGCATAACCATGTTGATACGCCCGCCCAGACCGACATCAGCTGCAATTTTAACAGCGTCGATTACGTAGA harbors:
- the xseB gene encoding exodeoxyribonuclease VII small subunit, with product MKDERTFEEKLERLKKIVAALERGDLPLEEGVTLFKEGQQLSRNCADQLAVARNEVKSVVGGMLEDFEVNDENKDIADDS
- the xseA gene encoding exodeoxyribonuclease VII large subunit encodes the protein MRIFSVTDITRAVKDVLETEFPFIWVKGQVTNLARPASGHIYFTLTDGDAGLSVVWFKGNQRSGAGESVNPLTGEVEEGGSLELEDGMEILCAGHMNVYPPRGVYQLVAELVQEQGVGDLKLAFEAMKRKLAEKGYFDDERKMEIPDSPKRVAVVTSPSGAAIRDFLKIAETRGTGAEIRIYPSLVQGDLAPAQIADALDQAGGDGWAEVVVLIRGGGSLEDLWAFNTESVADAIFRSTIPVVCGVGHEVDVSIADYVADKRVATPSHAAQELWPRRETLMQILDELELGLVRSYENFIDVRESRFDTLRKGLTWLSPAQRIERLLSSFEEEEQRLGRAVDGFFAKKDLDVENQDRRLAGAFGEDRILRMQQDAAALADRLERAGNSFFCGKNAEFENVMTSLRILDPESPLERGYSLVTVEKSGAFLRNPDEVAHGDSIRVRVKCGEVRARVVTE
- the dxs gene encoding 1-deoxy-D-xylulose-5-phosphate synthase, whose amino-acid sequence is MSKNDASCGCGEFPLLQKIKNPAEVKELSKEQLVQLAEELRQCIINTVSKGGGHLAPSLGVIELTLALFSCFDLDKDRLVWDVGHQAYAHKILTGRYENFHTLRQKDGISGFPRMAENSYDHFGVGHSSTSISAALGMAFASDIEGDGRNCVAVIGDGSMTAGQAFEGLNQAGGMKRKMVVVLNDNEMSISTNVGALSAYLSRKLSHPVMNRFKKDFESLLKQIPKIGDDLAMYAKRGEDSFKSFFTPGMLFESLDFTYLGPIDGHNLQELIDVFEQVKKIDSPVLVHVLTTKGKGYTPAEDNPTYFHGVGSFEPETGRAKKFKGGLPSYTEVFGKTLCKLAEKDDKIVAITAAMPEGTGTSPFREQFPERFVDVGICEQHAVTFAAGLATMGYKPAVAIYSTFLQRSYDQVVHDVCLQNLNVNFFLDRGGLVGADGATHHGVFDISFLRHIPNIVCMAPKDEAELARMIATAIDYDGPAAVRYPRGVGIGTILEENPRILEIGEGELLRDGFDGVIITVGSRVWPAIEAVEELDEEFGKAVAVFNTRFIKPLPEKQILELASRFKKILIVEENAKAGGFSSAVIEILVDNNAIDGHEIKRLGIPDEFIEHGTQQELRGELGIDKNGMKKSMLELLSK
- a CDS encoding proline--tRNA ligase, with product MRLSRYYIPTLKEDPSDAEVVSHKLLMRAGMIRKVTSGIYNYLPLGLKSLNKVAAIVREEMNRAGALEVLMPMVQPGDLWQETGRWDYYGKELLRVKDRHGRDYCLGPTHEEVITDLVRGEVKSYKQLPLNLYQIQTKFRDEIRPRFGLMRGREFVMKDAYSFDKDEAGAEKSYGLMFEAYKKAFSRIGLKFRPVQADSGAIGGDFSHEFHVLADTGEDTIAVCSDEKCGYAANLEKAKIAAPAGEDVCNAECPAIEEVATPGKHTVEDVCKFLGISADKLVKTMLFTVDGEPVAALVRGDRELNDVKLRNLAGGNEIEMATEEQVKEWTGAPVGFAGPVGLKVERIFADHELCSSTDWIAGANKGDTHIQHLSLGRDCKIEKFADLRVITESDPCPECGAKIEFTKGIEVGHVFKLGSKYSKAMEAVFLDENGKTQPMVMGCYGIGVSRIVASAIEQNNDDNGAIFPPTIAPFELCVISLGGKDEAVNEKAGELYNQLMEMGIDAAYDDRKERPGVKFADADLIGYPMQLVLGGKGLKNGIIEAKNRKTGEKVELPLEGFTEAFSAWRREIWQSWGLEAK
- a CDS encoding M23 family metallopeptidase; this encodes MNHSKKIRVVFLTFIIFMLCASTALASVFLAYPKKVGLGEPFMVRVTSDNFLESVVILWKGASVRPEIKKWKGRFVALAMLGTDVLFDKTGKAKLVVKVVSEGKERKFGRTVQINKKKYKIQRLTLPEKMVTPPETVYKKIAKDRVEVKKAKETVSAKRKWFVPFQRPTKGAQSSPYGAQRILNGKPKNPHRGLDFRGAKGTAVKAMADGKVVLVGDHYYAGNSVYLDHGNGVITMYFHLSRIDVKQGEIVERGQIIGGIGSTGRVTGPHLHMSVSVQGKLVDPAYVLYKTTDQLLGVSSR
- a CDS encoding polyprenyl synthetase family protein; amino-acid sequence: MTVKEKLAVHAADVEKYLGECLDDLSIPEGLLESMKYSLMAGGKRLRPVLVLVWAQMLGAKKEAVLPFAASLEMIHTYSLIHDDLPAMDDDDLRRGKPSNHKKFDEATAILAGDGLLTEAFGFMTKADAPPADVVEAIALMAKSAGSAGMVGGQVVDVSYTGRDGVTLEELRVMHSMKTGALILSACKSGAILAKGAGATADDVRRAEEYGRLIGVAFQIVDDVLDVVGDEASLGKPVGSDEEMGKSTYPTLIGLEESKELARKYVDEAVELLEPYSGEEADFLAELAQYIVDRVY
- the ispG gene encoding flavodoxin-dependent (E)-4-hydroxy-3-methylbut-2-enyl-diphosphate synthase, translated to MINRKKTREIFIGDVGIGGDNPIRVQSMCNTDTRDALSTRAQIDALAEAGCEIVRVAVPDEAAAKALPQIRKGSPVPLVADIHFDYRLALAAIEAGIDSLRINPGNIGGEDKVDSVVAAAKERKVPIRIGVNGGSLDKALLARYGGPTPEAMVESALEHVALLEKRNFYDTKISLKSSSVLNTISAYKLLSEKVDYPQHVGITEAGTLVRGAVKSAVGLGILFWEGLGDTMRVSLTHDPVAEVGVAWEILRALGLRERGPEIVSCPTCGRTEIELIELAQQVEENLRGVEESFTVAVMGCVVNGPGEAREADIGIAGGRGLGIIFRKGKVIRKVKGDENLLPEFMKEIESFLEEKRGK